One window from the genome of Metabacillus flavus encodes:
- the gvpO gene encoding gas vesicle protein GvpO has product MKIKEVMKSLNEFFSEHIAPPHKITSIEPTEEGCKAVVEVVEEREYMRKYAKDEMLGVYDVTLDAEYDVTSYTRKSLRPRSAMMDEQE; this is encoded by the coding sequence ATGAAGATTAAAGAAGTAATGAAATCACTAAATGAATTCTTCTCAGAGCATATAGCTCCCCCCCATAAAATAACTTCCATCGAACCTACTGAAGAAGGATGCAAAGCTGTTGTGGAAGTCGTGGAAGAACGTGAATATATGAGAAAGTATGCCAAAGATGAAATGCTCGGGGTGTATGATGTGACATTGGATGCGGAATATGATGTGACCTCATATACTCGTAAAAGTCTAAGACCGAGAAGCGCCATGATGGATGAACAGGAATAG
- the gvpN gene encoding gas vesicle protein GvpN, with protein MTVLKEAKQAGAKNQDTFYKEAFADIMDRSASYIKAGYPVHFTGPSGVGKTTLALNLAKKRKRPVMLMHGNHELSNADLIGSFTGYTSTKTVDNYIRSVYKRDENVTETWKNGRLLEAVQNGYTLVYDEFTRSKPSTNNLFLSILEEKVLPLYGTKHTEPFIKVHPEFMVIFTSNPDEYAGVYQTQEALLDRLITIPLNFIEPETEAGIIAKKTGVTAEEAKSISQYTASLRDLCRKKGKEGPSLRASIMIAQMSHDQKIEIDGKNEAFQQLCQDIVWYQMRKSLENESDAKIQQIILSECKKI; from the coding sequence ATGACCGTACTGAAAGAAGCTAAACAGGCTGGGGCTAAAAATCAGGATACCTTTTATAAAGAGGCGTTTGCGGACATTATGGATAGATCCGCTTCCTATATTAAGGCCGGATATCCAGTCCATTTTACAGGCCCATCCGGAGTAGGGAAAACTACCCTTGCCCTCAATCTTGCGAAAAAGAGAAAAAGGCCTGTTATGCTCATGCACGGAAATCACGAACTTTCCAATGCAGATCTAATTGGTTCCTTCACAGGATATACAAGTACAAAAACAGTCGATAACTATATCCGGTCCGTTTATAAAAGAGATGAAAATGTAACGGAGACCTGGAAAAACGGAAGGCTGCTGGAAGCTGTACAAAATGGGTACACACTCGTTTATGACGAATTTACCAGATCCAAGCCTTCCACTAACAATCTGTTTTTATCGATTCTGGAAGAGAAGGTTCTTCCCTTATACGGGACTAAGCATACAGAGCCTTTTATTAAGGTGCATCCTGAATTTATGGTCATCTTTACGAGCAATCCTGATGAATACGCTGGGGTTTATCAGACTCAGGAAGCTCTGCTGGACCGGCTGATTACCATACCGCTCAACTTTATTGAACCAGAGACGGAAGCAGGTATTATAGCCAAGAAAACAGGTGTCACAGCAGAAGAGGCTAAAAGCATTTCTCAATATACAGCAAGCCTGAGGGATCTGTGCAGAAAAAAAGGCAAGGAAGGTCCGAGCTTAAGGGCTTCCATTATGATTGCACAGATGTCGCATGACCAGAAAATCGAGATAGATGGAAAAAACGAGGCATTCCAGCAGCTATGCCAAGACATTGTATGGTATCAAATGCGGAAATCGCTTGAAAATGAAAGTGACGCTAAGATTCAGCAAATAATCCTATCAGAATGCAAGAAAATTTAG
- a CDS encoding AI-2E family transporter gives MDKRKNPIIHFLGGRKTAYVLGVLLLLGLNIFLYTKVSFIFKPLTAFIGTVALPVILAVVAYYLLRPIMRLLMRAGIGRTTSIFLLLVLIIGLLVLLIMSVVPFLVDQTKSLFTSFPGYWDKFITGFESYVEGQSYLAPIYEDLKDRSSGIFSSVGSNASNVASETLSGFTKVLSALTSVTIGLVTAPFILFYLLKEGEKLPKAFIRLLPPRMRGGTRKVFREIDEQVRAYIQGQLLVSLCIGVMLYIGFLIIGMDYAVVLAAIASVTSVVPYLGPVIAITPAIIIAIVTSPFMLLKLAFVWTVVQLLEGKLISPQIMGKSLRVHPITIIFVLVTAGHLFGVLGVILGIPAYAILRTFVFQFFKLYKRRYNRYYATSPTEERYEEDKIE, from the coding sequence TTGGATAAGAGAAAGAATCCGATTATTCATTTTCTGGGGGGCAGAAAAACCGCATATGTGCTAGGTGTTTTATTGCTCCTCGGGTTGAACATTTTCTTGTACACAAAAGTTTCATTTATTTTCAAACCCCTCACAGCCTTTATAGGAACTGTCGCACTCCCGGTCATTTTGGCCGTTGTCGCATACTACCTGCTCAGGCCGATCATGAGATTATTAATGAGAGCAGGGATCGGCAGGACGACCTCCATTTTCTTATTGCTGGTCCTGATCATAGGATTACTTGTGCTATTAATTATGTCAGTCGTTCCGTTTCTAGTAGACCAGACGAAAAGTCTGTTTACATCGTTTCCGGGATATTGGGATAAATTTATAACCGGCTTTGAATCATATGTAGAAGGACAATCTTATCTAGCCCCTATATATGAAGATCTGAAGGACCGCAGTTCGGGAATCTTCAGTTCGGTAGGAAGCAATGCATCTAACGTCGCCTCTGAAACACTCAGCGGGTTTACAAAAGTACTCAGTGCATTGACTAGCGTAACCATTGGCTTGGTAACCGCCCCATTTATCCTTTTTTACTTGCTGAAGGAAGGCGAAAAACTCCCTAAAGCATTTATTCGCCTCCTGCCTCCGAGAATGCGCGGCGGTACTAGAAAAGTATTTCGCGAAATCGATGAGCAGGTTAGAGCCTACATTCAAGGCCAGCTGTTAGTAAGTCTCTGCATCGGAGTCATGCTGTACATAGGCTTCCTTATTATAGGTATGGATTATGCAGTCGTTCTGGCAGCCATCGCCAGCGTGACAAGCGTGGTCCCCTACCTGGGTCCTGTGATTGCCATAACACCAGCCATCATTATTGCAATTGTCACGTCGCCATTTATGCTATTGAAACTCGCGTTTGTCTGGACGGTTGTTCAGTTGCTGGAAGGAAAGCTCATATCTCCTCAGATTATGGGGAAATCCCTTCGGGTGCATCCAATAACCATTATTTTTGTCCTGGTAACGGCTGGACATCTATTCGGAGTACTAGGGGTAATCCTTGGAATACCAGCATACGCAATTCTAAGAACATTTGTATTTCAATTTTTCAAGCTTTACAAGCGCCGATACAACCGTTATTATGCCACCTCCCCAACAGAAGAGCGGTATGAAGAGGATAAGATTGAGTAA
- a CDS encoding zinc-binding dehydrogenase — translation MKAMLLEEKGKWEQMKTGEIKTPSPQKGEILVKVHAVGLNPVDYKTATNGNPGWNYPHVLGLDVAGTIEELGEGVTQWTKGDRVVYHGDMTKGGGFAEFAVTTAHTVSRIPDEISFKDAAALPTAGYTAYEALFRKLPLHTFKTILIQGGAGGVGGFAIQLAKNAGLEVFTTASSSNHDYVKSLGADHVIDYRSEDVKGKVLELTNGRGVDAVLDTVSRATSTEALDYIAYRGQLAHIAGAPDTSSLKPFTKVISFHEIALGAIHKADFESQKDLAAMGDEMLQLLKEGKIDSLLSETISLEEIPDALVRLSERHVKGKIVAVIAD, via the coding sequence ATGAAAGCAATGCTGCTAGAGGAAAAAGGCAAATGGGAACAAATGAAAACCGGCGAAATAAAAACACCCTCACCCCAAAAAGGAGAAATACTCGTAAAGGTGCATGCAGTCGGCCTGAATCCTGTTGACTATAAAACAGCTACCAACGGAAATCCAGGCTGGAACTACCCGCATGTATTGGGCTTAGATGTTGCCGGTACAATCGAAGAACTCGGAGAAGGCGTAACACAGTGGACGAAAGGAGACCGGGTTGTCTATCACGGCGATATGACTAAAGGCGGCGGATTCGCAGAGTTCGCTGTAACGACCGCTCATACTGTATCCCGCATACCTGATGAGATTTCATTTAAAGATGCTGCCGCTCTTCCTACTGCAGGATATACAGCATACGAAGCTCTTTTCAGAAAGCTTCCGCTTCATACATTTAAAACAATCCTCATTCAAGGAGGAGCCGGCGGAGTTGGAGGATTTGCGATCCAGCTTGCCAAAAACGCAGGACTTGAGGTTTTCACAACAGCTTCCTCATCCAACCATGACTACGTGAAATCTTTGGGAGCCGACCACGTGATTGATTATCGTTCAGAAGATGTAAAAGGAAAAGTACTGGAGCTTACAAACGGACGCGGGGTAGATGCCGTGCTTGATACGGTAAGCCGTGCAACCTCAACAGAAGCTCTGGATTATATCGCCTACCGCGGCCAGCTCGCACACATCGCAGGCGCTCCTGACACATCCAGTCTTAAGCCATTTACAAAGGTCATCTCCTTCCATGAAATCGCTCTAGGGGCTATTCATAAAGCAGATTTCGAATCCCAAAAAGACCTGGCTGCAATGGGAGATGAAATGCTGCAGCTGCTAAAAGAAGGAAAAATTGACTCCCTGCTTTCTGAAACCATTTCACTTGAAGAGATTCCTGATGCACTCGTACGTCTTTCTGAGCGTCATGTTAAAGGGAAGATTGTAGCTGTAATAGCTGATTGA
- a CDS encoding ABC transporter permease/substrate-binding protein, protein MNAFITTFQERQDQLWTALLEHIQISFIALIIAVIITIPLGILLTRKARLAEGVIGVTAVLQTIPSLALLGLLIPLVGIGVVPVVIALVIYALLPILRNTYTGIKEVDPSLVEAARAMGMNNRKRLFKVELPLALPVIMAGIRTAMVLIVGTTTLAALIGAGGLGKLILLGIDRNDNMLIILGAIPAALLAIFFDVLLRLAEKASTRGSAKKAGIAALVIALIIAVPLAWGSGKKDIVIAGKLGSEPEILINMYKLLIEQDTDLEVELQPSLGKTSFLFNALESGEVDIYPEFTGTALSTFLKEEPKGGDEKAVYEQAKKGMMDQYSMAYLEPMQFNNTYTLAVPKDTAEQYDLKTISDLKQVQQNMKVGFTLEFSDRQDGYKGIQELYGIKFPALKTMEPKLRYSAIKSGEVNLIDAYSTDSELAQYKLVTLEDDKGLFPPYQGAPLLKQETLEKYPELEEPLNKLAGQITDDEMRNMNYLVNVKGEPAEKVAKDYLLKTKLLKK, encoded by the coding sequence ATGAACGCATTCATTACCACCTTCCAGGAGCGGCAGGACCAGCTGTGGACAGCCCTGCTCGAGCACATTCAAATATCGTTTATTGCACTCATCATTGCTGTGATTATTACGATTCCGCTCGGCATTCTATTGACGAGAAAAGCAAGGCTTGCTGAAGGAGTAATCGGAGTAACGGCTGTCTTGCAAACCATTCCTTCTCTAGCTTTGCTGGGACTCCTTATTCCGCTGGTAGGGATAGGGGTTGTACCGGTTGTTATTGCGCTCGTTATTTATGCACTCCTCCCGATTCTGCGGAATACGTATACCGGGATAAAAGAAGTCGATCCCTCTCTTGTTGAAGCAGCAAGAGCAATGGGAATGAACAACCGAAAACGCTTGTTCAAAGTAGAACTTCCGCTGGCATTGCCCGTTATTATGGCTGGAATCCGAACAGCTATGGTATTGATTGTCGGAACGACCACTCTTGCTGCATTGATTGGTGCAGGAGGACTCGGAAAGCTGATTCTTCTTGGGATAGACCGGAATGATAACATGCTGATTATTCTTGGAGCGATTCCCGCTGCCCTGCTTGCTATCTTTTTTGATGTATTGCTCAGACTTGCAGAAAAAGCTTCTACAAGAGGTTCAGCGAAGAAAGCAGGAATTGCAGCGCTGGTCATCGCTCTCATTATTGCTGTGCCGCTCGCCTGGGGATCAGGGAAAAAAGATATCGTGATTGCAGGAAAGCTTGGCTCTGAGCCTGAAATCCTTATCAATATGTACAAATTGCTGATTGAGCAGGACACGGATTTAGAAGTAGAGCTGCAGCCGAGTCTTGGCAAAACTTCCTTCCTTTTTAATGCTCTTGAGTCCGGAGAAGTGGATATCTATCCTGAGTTTACAGGCACAGCGCTCTCCACTTTCCTTAAAGAAGAACCGAAGGGCGGGGACGAAAAAGCCGTCTATGAGCAAGCGAAAAAAGGCATGATGGACCAATACAGTATGGCCTATTTAGAGCCGATGCAATTTAATAACACGTATACACTTGCTGTTCCAAAAGATACAGCAGAGCAGTATGATTTAAAAACCATTTCTGATCTAAAGCAAGTTCAGCAAAACATGAAAGTGGGATTCACCCTTGAATTTTCAGACCGGCAGGATGGATACAAGGGAATTCAAGAACTCTATGGAATTAAATTCCCGGCATTAAAGACGATGGAGCCGAAGCTTCGCTACAGTGCGATTAAATCCGGTGAAGTCAATCTGATTGATGCGTACTCTACCGACAGCGAACTGGCGCAATATAAACTCGTTACGCTAGAAGATGATAAGGGTTTGTTCCCTCCTTATCAGGGAGCCCCTCTTTTGAAACAGGAAACACTGGAAAAATATCCAGAGCTGGAGGAGCCGCTTAATAAGCTTGCTGGTCAAATTACGGATGATGAGATGAGAAACATGAATTATCTCGTAAACGTTAAAGGAGAACCAGCTGAAAAAGTAGCGAAGGATTATCTTCTTAAAACTAAGCTTCTAAAAAAATAA
- a CDS encoding DUF420 domain-containing protein: MNTKERNYTPIIVTLTIAINALVAVLYFMPKGNDLGHIDLTFMPFFNAVMNSFTFIFLLAALYSIIKQKNIKRHRNYIFGAFTTTALFLISYVTYHALAPNTAFGGEGIIRPIYYFILISHILLSVVIVPLALVTLARGLNMKVEKHRKIARWTMPLWLYVSLTGVIVYLMISPYY, from the coding sequence ATGAATACTAAAGAGCGTAATTATACACCGATTATTGTTACATTGACCATTGCGATTAATGCGCTTGTGGCTGTCTTGTACTTTATGCCGAAGGGAAATGACCTTGGTCATATCGATTTAACCTTTATGCCGTTTTTCAATGCGGTAATGAATAGCTTTACGTTCATCTTCCTTCTGGCGGCCCTGTATTCCATCATTAAACAGAAGAATATTAAGCGCCATCGGAATTATATTTTCGGAGCGTTCACTACGACGGCACTTTTTCTGATTTCGTATGTAACGTATCATGCATTAGCGCCGAATACAGCATTTGGCGGCGAGGGGATAATCCGTCCGATCTACTACTTTATCCTGATCTCTCACATTCTGCTCTCAGTCGTTATTGTTCCGCTGGCGCTTGTAACACTTGCCCGGGGATTAAATATGAAGGTGGAAAAGCATCGGAAAATCGCGCGCTGGACGATGCCTCTCTGGCTGTATGTAAGTTTGACAGGTGTTATTGTCTATTTAATGATTTCTCCATACTATTGA
- the gvpA gene encoding gas vesicle structural protein GvpA, producing the protein MAVQKSTDSSSLAEVVDRILDKGVVIDVFARVSLVGIELITIEARVVIASVDTWLRYANAVGLLRDDVEEDDALPQQTNERDKQFSI; encoded by the coding sequence ATGGCTGTTCAAAAAAGTACGGATAGTTCAAGTCTTGCAGAGGTAGTCGATCGTATTCTTGATAAGGGTGTAGTTATTGATGTATTCGCCCGAGTATCACTAGTAGGTATTGAGCTTATTACAATTGAAGCCAGAGTTGTTATTGCAAGTGTAGATACATGGCTGCGCTATGCAAATGCTGTAGGGCTGCTGAGAGATGACGTAGAAGAAGATGACGCTCTGCCGCAGCAGACGAACGAACGCGATAAACAATTCAGCATTTAA
- the gvpQ gene encoding gas vesicle protein GvpQ: MSSSSKDRYKIIGYGSLAAAGMSAMLIPGVREKVLPKTVRRKTEEKKHEVKEEIEQEKDELKDAAKDRIAYEVKKRVQNKMQSKVKEAAGKLEAAKEENAENVHSKAEEMRDKVQEALLNVRSKLKNFKEAGESFQEKIRPDDKGRLKSVRDLKGVNQLKSASQVKSAANMKKPSQIKSATDIKTISSISNS, translated from the coding sequence ATGAGCTCTAGCAGTAAAGACCGTTATAAGATAATAGGTTATGGAAGTCTTGCAGCCGCCGGCATGAGTGCCATGCTAATACCGGGTGTAAGGGAAAAAGTCCTTCCTAAGACAGTGAGACGGAAGACCGAAGAAAAAAAGCATGAAGTAAAAGAAGAGATTGAACAAGAAAAAGATGAACTAAAGGATGCAGCTAAAGACAGAATAGCCTATGAAGTGAAAAAACGTGTTCAGAATAAGATGCAGTCCAAAGTAAAAGAAGCTGCGGGTAAATTGGAAGCAGCAAAAGAAGAAAATGCCGAGAATGTTCACTCGAAGGCAGAAGAAATGAGAGATAAAGTTCAGGAAGCACTATTAAATGTAAGATCTAAGCTGAAAAATTTCAAAGAAGCCGGAGAAAGTTTTCAGGAAAAAATCAGACCTGATGATAAAGGCCGATTGAAAAGTGTCAGAGATTTAAAAGGTGTGAATCAGCTTAAAAGCGCCTCACAGGTTAAGAGTGCGGCAAATATGAAGAAACCGAGTCAGATTAAATCAGCAACTGATATTAAAACAATCAGCTCAATTTCAAATTCTTAA
- a CDS encoding GvpL/GvpF family gas vesicle protein, whose translation MSETGIYIFCGIQQPEAGADFGEMTLEGNDYSIFTIHYEDAAIVAAEVPMKIYHPNKENVMAHQQVVSSVMKKNDTVIPISFGNIFKTQEDVQMLLKNLYPQFSKLFPEIKGKMELGLKVVAKEDWINEELAGRSDILKMKDSVKGKSEEASYYDRIKLGGMAQEFFEKLQRQIKKEVFEPLQQISEAANSNKLIGEKMLLNGAFLVDRKYEELFDSKVNEIHQKWENKVDFHYSGPWPAYNFINIQLKVEETS comes from the coding sequence ATGAGTGAAACTGGAATTTATATTTTTTGCGGTATACAACAGCCTGAAGCAGGTGCAGACTTCGGCGAAATGACGCTTGAAGGAAACGATTATTCTATTTTTACCATCCATTACGAGGATGCAGCGATCGTTGCTGCAGAAGTTCCGATGAAGATTTACCATCCTAACAAGGAAAATGTAATGGCGCATCAGCAAGTCGTTTCTTCTGTAATGAAGAAAAATGATACGGTAATTCCAATCAGCTTCGGAAACATCTTTAAAACACAGGAAGATGTTCAGATGCTGCTGAAAAATCTTTATCCGCAATTCAGCAAGCTTTTTCCTGAAATTAAAGGGAAGATGGAACTGGGATTAAAAGTTGTAGCGAAAGAGGACTGGATCAATGAAGAGCTAGCAGGGCGCAGCGACATTTTAAAAATGAAGGATTCGGTTAAAGGCAAGTCTGAAGAGGCAAGCTATTATGACCGAATCAAGCTTGGCGGAATGGCTCAGGAATTTTTTGAGAAACTGCAGCGCCAAATTAAAAAAGAAGTATTCGAGCCCTTGCAGCAAATTTCAGAAGCAGCAAACAGCAATAAACTTATCGGCGAAAAGATGCTTTTAAATGGCGCATTCCTTGTTGATCGTAAATATGAAGAACTGTTTGACAGCAAAGTAAATGAAATCCACCAAAAGTGGGAAAATAAAGTAGACTTCCATTACTCTGGACCTTGGCCTGCTTATAACTTCATAAACATCCAGCTAAAGGTTGAAGAAACCTCATGA
- a CDS encoding LysR family transcriptional regulator, with amino-acid sequence MIDFEWYRSFISIYKHQSVSEAAKSRILTQPAMSQHLAALEAEVGEALFTRTTRKITPTERGKELYSRLAPLIETLEKTTLEIRHSIQSSPTIMIGSPVDYFSVRGLEKLKNSSLRVIHHQGESEELFDMLDQNRADVIITTQRFSKPGIEYKLIEKEEFFVTIPSSMIGPADGDNAEAWLLSQKWISYGMELPIIRRLWREHFKKRPELDPHYVIPDLRGILTAVEIGIGISLLPHYLIDNSVKRGTVKTVLQEYTVLNEIYIGYKTKNKSDPFFQEVIDELLKG; translated from the coding sequence GTGATTGATTTTGAATGGTATCGGAGCTTTATCAGTATTTATAAACATCAATCCGTATCGGAAGCGGCTAAATCCCGCATCCTGACCCAGCCTGCGATGAGTCAGCATTTAGCGGCTCTGGAAGCTGAAGTAGGGGAAGCTCTTTTTACCCGGACTACAAGAAAGATTACCCCAACAGAACGGGGGAAGGAACTGTACTCAAGGCTTGCCCCTTTGATTGAAACATTGGAAAAAACAACACTGGAGATAAGACATTCGATCCAGTCGTCACCTACGATCATGATCGGCTCGCCAGTCGATTATTTCTCTGTTAGAGGTTTAGAAAAACTTAAGAATTCCTCCCTCAGAGTGATCCATCATCAAGGAGAGTCAGAGGAGCTCTTTGACATGCTTGATCAAAACCGGGCAGATGTCATCATTACGACCCAGAGATTTAGTAAGCCGGGAATAGAATATAAGCTGATTGAAAAAGAGGAATTTTTTGTTACTATTCCAAGCAGTATGATCGGACCAGCGGATGGGGATAACGCTGAAGCATGGCTGCTAAGCCAAAAATGGATAAGCTACGGGATGGAGCTGCCCATTATCCGAAGACTGTGGCGGGAGCATTTTAAAAAGAGGCCGGAGCTTGATCCGCATTACGTCATACCAGATTTGAGAGGTATTTTAACAGCAGTTGAGATAGGGATTGGTATCAGCCTTTTGCCGCATTATCTGATTGATAATTCGGTTAAACGGGGTACAGTAAAGACGGTACTGCAGGAATATACCGTTTTAAATGAAATTTATATAGGTTATAAAACGAAAAATAAGTCAGATCCTTTTTTTCAGGAGGTCATTGATGAGCTTTTGAAAGGATAA
- a CDS encoding gas vesicle protein gives MDQPQQIDNSDVSLLDILDVILDKGVVLRGDLIISIAGIDLIYLDLRVLISAVETLVEASGNNTLSSTEMDREREELVYVTESRRR, from the coding sequence ATGGATCAGCCTCAGCAAATTGACAACAGCGACGTATCCTTGCTCGACATCCTTGATGTTATTCTTGATAAAGGCGTAGTACTGAGAGGAGATCTCATTATTTCCATCGCCGGAATAGATTTGATTTATCTTGATTTACGAGTTTTGATTTCCGCTGTTGAAACCCTTGTGGAAGCTAGCGGAAATAACACGCTTTCATCAACTGAGATGGACCGGGAAAGAGAGGAGCTTGTTTATGTCACAGAATCCCGCAG
- a CDS encoding winged helix-turn-helix transcriptional regulator — MKKLDHEYQCAINLVIDLIGGKWKVLILWNLNGETKRFSELLRAMPSVTRKVLAQQLRELEEHGLVTRKIYEAAPPKVEYSTTAMGKKLQRTLNEMCLWGDEYAEEHQIEMKECWTGNEAASE; from the coding sequence ATGAAAAAATTAGATCATGAGTATCAATGTGCAATCAATCTGGTTATTGACTTGATCGGAGGAAAGTGGAAGGTGCTGATTCTGTGGAACCTTAACGGTGAAACGAAAAGATTCTCTGAGCTTCTAAGAGCAATGCCTTCTGTTACTCGCAAAGTGCTCGCTCAGCAGCTTAGAGAGCTGGAAGAGCATGGACTTGTCACACGGAAAATTTATGAAGCTGCCCCTCCAAAAGTAGAATATTCTACGACTGCTATGGGGAAGAAGCTGCAGCGGACCCTAAACGAGATGTGCCTTTGGGGGGATGAGTATGCAGAAGAGCATCAAATTGAAATGAAAGAATGCTGGACAGGAAATGAGGCTGCCTCAGAGTGA
- a CDS encoding undecaprenyl-diphosphate phosphatase: MDIWNLIVAMILGIVEGLTEFAPVSSTGHMIAVDDLWLKSNKLFGSEVANTFKVVIQLGSILAVVVVFRQRFFDMLGIKTKKSVSENPRGSKLSLVTVIIGILPAGILGFAFADYIDEKLFSVQTVVIGLIGGALLMIAADLLQPKVKTETVDKMSYRQAFMMGLFQCIGLWPGFSRSGSTISGGVLLGISHRAASDFTFIMAVPVMAGASGISLLKHWEFITSNSLPFFIVGFITAFIFALISIRFFLKMINRVKLIPFAIYRIVIAIIILLMIM, translated from the coding sequence ATGGACATTTGGAATTTAATTGTTGCGATGATACTTGGAATTGTTGAAGGACTTACGGAATTTGCACCTGTTTCTTCAACAGGGCATATGATTGCGGTCGATGATTTGTGGCTAAAATCCAATAAGCTTTTTGGGAGCGAAGTAGCCAACACGTTTAAAGTCGTTATACAGCTGGGTTCGATCTTGGCTGTGGTTGTCGTTTTCAGACAAAGATTTTTCGATATGCTTGGAATTAAAACAAAAAAATCAGTCAGCGAAAATCCACGCGGATCAAAGCTTTCACTGGTAACGGTTATAATCGGGATTCTGCCTGCGGGAATTTTAGGTTTTGCATTTGCCGATTATATCGATGAAAAGCTATTCTCTGTTCAGACGGTTGTGATTGGTCTGATCGGAGGCGCTCTCCTGATGATTGCAGCAGATTTGCTTCAGCCTAAGGTAAAAACAGAGACTGTTGATAAAATGTCTTACAGACAAGCCTTCATGATGGGACTGTTCCAATGTATTGGTCTATGGCCGGGATTTTCACGTTCAGGTTCTACGATTTCCGGAGGAGTTTTACTTGGAATTAGTCATAGAGCTGCATCTGATTTCACGTTCATAATGGCTGTACCGGTTATGGCTGGCGCAAGCGGAATTTCACTGCTTAAGCACTGGGAATTCATCACGAGCAATTCACTTCCCTTCTTTATCGTGGGATTCATCACAGCTTTTATTTTCGCACTGATTTCAATCCGTTTCTTCTTGAAAATGATCAATCGTGTGAAGCTGATTCCATTTGCAATCTACCGTATTGTCATCGCAATTATCATTCTTTTGATGATTATGTAA
- a CDS encoding gas vesicle protein GvpG translates to MIHKLFTAPMNLVVKVGEKIKEEADKELYDIPTIQQKLIQLQMMYELEEIEEQAYKEQEEQLLMRYETAKRLEMEEYEEMLKQEK, encoded by the coding sequence ATGATTCATAAACTCTTCACCGCCCCAATGAACCTTGTGGTTAAGGTAGGAGAGAAGATTAAAGAAGAAGCGGATAAAGAGCTGTATGATATTCCAACGATTCAGCAAAAGCTTATCCAGCTTCAAATGATGTATGAACTGGAAGAAATAGAAGAGCAGGCTTATAAAGAGCAGGAAGAACAGCTGTTAATGAGATATGAAACGGCCAAAAGACTGGAAATGGAAGAATATGAAGAGATGCTGAAGCAGGAGAAGTGA
- a CDS encoding GvpL/GvpF family gas vesicle protein, translating into MSNLIYLYGLIPTEEATAAALPSFKGFDQEHDGYSVEFGSVTAVICELDPAEYSEEQIKEKVNEMEWLHEKAFHHHEMLMMLEKGYTLIPTKFCTIYSSLDSLTETITQYKERMLELFVYLEGKEEWNVKIFSDDSQMRETFGENNPTVMAKKEEIAQLPPGRQYFEKRKLDQLVDREMELEKNRICEQIHKDLVPFSEDNTVKKTWSQDVTGRDEQMCWNSVYLLPKDQIAAFKEKIQHAAEAYQESGWKFEPTGPWPPYHFASLLTGEERKHGSASAN; encoded by the coding sequence ATGAGTAATTTAATTTATTTATACGGGTTGATCCCTACTGAAGAAGCAACGGCAGCAGCATTGCCATCCTTTAAGGGATTTGATCAGGAGCATGATGGCTACTCCGTAGAGTTCGGAAGTGTAACAGCTGTTATCTGCGAGCTTGACCCGGCTGAATATTCCGAAGAACAAATTAAAGAAAAAGTAAATGAGATGGAATGGCTTCACGAAAAAGCATTCCATCATCATGAAATGCTTATGATGCTTGAAAAAGGCTACACACTTATTCCGACAAAATTCTGCACCATCTATTCTTCACTGGATAGCCTGACTGAGACGATAACTCAGTACAAAGAGCGCATGCTCGAACTATTCGTGTATCTTGAAGGCAAGGAAGAATGGAATGTGAAAATTTTCAGTGATGACAGCCAAATGAGAGAGACGTTTGGAGAAAATAATCCGACTGTTATGGCCAAGAAAGAAGAAATAGCCCAGCTTCCGCCCGGAAGACAATATTTCGAGAAAAGAAAGCTCGATCAGCTAGTCGATCGGGAAATGGAACTGGAGAAAAACAGGATTTGCGAGCAAATTCATAAGGACCTTGTCCCTTTTTCCGAGGACAATACAGTAAAGAAAACATGGAGCCAGGACGTAACGGGCAGGGATGAGCAAATGTGCTGGAACAGCGTTTACTTGCTGCCTAAAGACCAGATAGCAGCATTTAAGGAAAAAATTCAGCATGCAGCGGAAGCTTATCAGGAATCTGGATGGAAGTTTGAACCAACCGGGCCTTGGCCGCCTTATCATTTCGCAAGTCTGCTGACAGGTGAGGAGAGAAAACATGGATCAGCCTCAGCAAATTGA